One region of Chryseobacterium sp. C-71 genomic DNA includes:
- a CDS encoding GNAT family N-acetyltransferase, protein MPKNGFEWTFHRYENDLGGQNALISKETNQLVGQCGLLVREIENKFELEIAYSILPNFRKKGFALESAMKCKEFAFENNFHDRLISMIFPENENSKKVAAKNGMTLYKKTIYNHKEMDVFAITKEEFDESR, encoded by the coding sequence ATGCCGAAGAATGGGTTTGAATGGACTTTTCATCGTTATGAAAATGATCTCGGCGGGCAAAACGCTCTCATCTCCAAAGAAACCAATCAGTTAGTCGGTCAATGCGGACTTTTGGTACGGGAAATCGAAAATAAATTTGAACTTGAAATCGCCTATTCTATTCTTCCCAATTTCAGAAAAAAAGGTTTTGCGCTTGAAAGTGCTATGAAATGTAAAGAATTTGCTTTTGAAAATAATTTTCATGATCGATTAATCTCAATGATTTTTCCGGAAAATGAAAACTCCAAGAAAGTCGCCGCAAAAAACGGAATGACTTTGTATAAAAAGACAATTTACAATCATAAAGAAATGGATGTTTTTGCAATTACAAAGGAAGAATTTGATGAAAGTAGGTAA
- a CDS encoding histone H1 — translation MKELIEKINAEFEAFATEANQQSEKGNKAAGTRARKSALELSKLFKEFRKVSVEESKK, via the coding sequence ATGAAAGAACTTATTGAAAAAATCAACGCAGAATTCGAAGCGTTTGCAACTGAAGCAAACCAACAATCAGAAAAAGGAAACAAGGCAGCGGGTACTAGAGCTCGTAAATCTGCTTTAGAATTGAGCAAATTGTTCAAAGAATTCAGAAAAGTTTCTGTAGAAGAATCTAAAAAATAA